In one window of Thalassophryne amazonica chromosome 9, fThaAma1.1, whole genome shotgun sequence DNA:
- the cwc15 gene encoding protein CWC15 homolog, translated as MTTAARPTFEPARGGRGKGEGDLSALSKQYSSRDLPGHTKIKYRQPTQDAPEEVRARDFRRELEERERVVAREKTRERGPREHTTSSSSSSSSKKPRLDQIPAANLDADDPLTDEDEDEDSEEDSDDDDTAALQAELEKIKKERAEEQERKEREQKAEEERIRMENILSGNPLLNLAGQQQQQQQTNQNQNTFKVKRRWDDDVVFKNCAKGVDEARKEKRFINDTLRSEFHKKFMEKYVK; from the exons ATGACTACCGCGGCAAGACCAACATTCGAGCCAGCGAGAGGAGGGAGGGGTAAAGGAGAGGGGGACTTAAGTGCACTGTCCAAACAGTATTCAAGTCGTGATCTTCCGGGTCATACTAAGATTAAGTACAG GCAACCTACCCAGGATGCCCCAGAGGAGGTACGTGCCCGTGACTTCCGCAGAGAGTTGGAGGAGAGGGAGCGTGTGGTTGCACGTGAAAAGACCAGAGAGAGGGGTCCAAGAG AGCACACCACATCGTCATCGTCTTCATCATCTTCCAAGAAACCCAGACTGGATCAGATCCCTGCAGCCAATCTTGATGCAGATGACCCCCTGACCGAT GAGGATGAAGACGAGGACTCCGAGGAGGACAGCGACGACGACGATACTGCAGCTCTTCAGGCAGAGCTGGAGAAGATCAAGAAGGAGCGTGCTGAAGAGCAAGAACGCAAA GAACGGGAGCAAAAGGCAGAGGAGGAGAGGATTCGCATGGAGAATATTTTGAGTGGAAATCCACTGCTGAATTTGGcaggacagcagcagcagcagcagcagaccaACCAGAATCAGAACACATTCAAGGTCAAGAGGCG GTGGGATGACGATGTCGTGTTCAAGAACTGTGCCAAGGGAGTAGATGAAGCACGGAAGGAGAAACGTTTCATTAACGACACCTTGCGCTCAGAGTTCCACAAGAAATTCATGGAGAAATATGTGAAataa